TCCTTCTTTGTCTTTACGTTGGTAAGTGTGGGCACCAAAGTAGTCACGTTGTGCTTGGATCAAGTTAGCAGGAAGGTCTGCTGAACGATAGCTATCAAAGTAAGTAATAGCTGCTGAGAAGGTTGGTACTGGTACACCAGCTTGAACAGCAAGAGCTACGATATCACGCACTGCTTGTTGGTATTTAGCAGTAACATCCAAGAAGTACTCATCCAAGAGAAGGTTTGCAAGGTCTGCATCACGGTTGTAGGCATCTGTGATCTTTTGCAAGAAACGAGAACGGATGATACAGCCATCACGCCAGATAGATGCGATATCCGCAAATGGCAAGTTCCAGTTGTTTTCTTTAGAAGCCACACGTAATTGGGCAAAACCTTGTGCGTATGAAATGATTTTTGAGAAGTAAAGGGCTTGACGAATCTTTTCGATCAACTCAGCCTTGTCTCCTTCAAACTTGAAGGCAGCTGGTTTTGGAAGCACCTTGCTAGCATGTACACGCTCTTCTTTGTAAGTAGAGATATAACGGGCAAATACGGACTCAGTGATCAGTGACAATGGCACACCAAGGTCAAGTGATGATTGGCTGGTCCATTTACCAGTTCCCTTGTTACCTGCAGCATCAAGGATGTAGTCTACGATTGGTCCATCTTGCCCTTCATCGTCTTTACGGCTCAAGATATCAGCTGTGATTTCGATCAAGTAGCTATCAAGCTCGCCTTTATTCCACTCAGTGAAGATTTCAGCCATGTCTTCTGCAGAAAGACCAAGCAAGTGTTGCATGAGGTCATAGCTTTCTGCAATCAATTGCATATCACCATACTCGATACCGTTGTGGACCATTTTCACATAGTGACCAGCTCCGTCAGGACCGATGTAAGTCACACATGGTTTACCATCTTCAGGTGCTTTAGCTGAGATTTCTTCGAGAACATCAGCAACCAATTCGTAGGCTTCTTTTTGTCCACCAGGCATGATAGAAGGACCTTCAAGGGCACCTTTTTCACCACCAGAAACACCAGTTCCGATAAAGTTAATGCCTGAGTTTGCCAATTCTTCATTACGACGGATTGTATCTTTATAGAAAGTGTTTCCGCCGTCGATCAAGATATCGCCCTTGTCAAGGTGTGGAAGAAGGGCTTGGATAGTTGCGTCTGTACCAGGTCCAGCTTGAACCATGAGCATGATACGGCGAGGTTTTTCAATGGATTGAACGAAAGACTCTACATCGTAGCTTGGAACAAATTTCTTTTCAGGATGGCAAGCGATTACGTCTTCTGTTTTTTCTTTACTACGGTTGTAAATGGCAACTGTATAACCACGAGATTCGATATTTAGGGCAAGGTTACGACCCATTACGGCCATACCTACGACACCAAAATTAGCTTTTGTCATTTTCTACTCCTATAGACTTAGTTGTTTAATCTGTTATATTTTAACATTTTTACATGGTAATGAAAAGTATTTAGCTGATAGAAATGCTTTTCTGTGGGAGGATACGCAAACAGCCAGAAGTTGCAACTCCCAGCTGTTTGGATATCATAGATACATTTGGATTTATTTCTCATCAACTTCGATGATCGCTTGTTCATCTTGTTTGAGCTTGTTGACAGTCATATTGACACCAAGTGCTCCAGCTAACAGTTGACGAATGTCAAAGCCTGCTCCTTGGGAAACTTGGTCAATGCTCTGCATGATGTCGCCGACCATTTTAGAAGCGTTGCCTTCACCATACATAGTAATCTTGTCTACCTTGGTCAATGGCTCTGCTACCGCACGAGCGATTTCTGGCAGTTTATCGACAATCATCTCCGTAATCGCAGCTTCCTGCATCTTCTTCATGGCTTCGGCTTTCTTGTCCAAACCTTGGGCTTCCGCTTCTAGTTTAAGACGAATGGCTTCCGCTTCTGCACGTCCTTTGGCTTCAATAGCTTCTGCTTCTTGCAGTTGCGCAAATTTCTCAGCCTCGGCTTGAGCCTTGCGGGCTTCGGCTTCTTTTTGTGTTTCAAAGAGTTCCGCTTCGGCCTGACGCTGACGTTCAATCAATTGCGCTTCAGCAGCCTGTTGACGGGCATATTTTTCAGCTTCGGCTTGCTTGCGGATATTGGCATCCAATTCCTGCTCACGGACCTTAACTTCCCGTTCTTTGACTTCCGCTTCCTTTTCCTGCTTCATGATGTTGGCTTCTGCTGCCACACGTTCTTGTTCACGACGCTGGATTTCAGCCTCAATCCCTTTAGCCGCGTCAGCTTTAGCTTGTGCGATATCTGCTTCCTGCTTAAGGGCTGCTTGTTTCAGTTTGAGTTCATTTTGCTTTTGAGCAATTTCCAAGTCAGCAGCCACGCGCTTGTCGTTAGCCAACTTGTCCTGCTCAGCTTCAACTTCCTTACGCTCACGTTCAGCCTTCGCCTTGGCAATCAAAGCGTCTTTCTTGATCGTTTCGACATTTTCGATACCGAGATTGTCAATCACGCCACCTTCGTCAGAGAAGGATTGAACGGTAAAGGCAATGACTTCCAGACCCATCTTAGCCAAATCTGGCGCCACGTTATCTTGCACTTTAGAGGCAAATTCCTGACGGTCATTGACCATCTTGCGCAGTTCCATCTGTCCGATTACCTCACGAAGGTTCCCTTCGAGAACATCTTGGACAGAGTTGGAAATATCTGTTGTGTTCCAATTAAGGAAGTTTTCTGCCGCACGCTCAATCATTTCATCCGTAGTACCAATCTTCAGCTTAACAGCTGCATCGGCACGAACGTTGATAAAATCAAGCGTTGGCACAGACTCAGAAGTACGGACGTCTGTAGAAAACTGCTCAATATCCAGATAAGAGCGCTGCTCTACAAAAGGAATCATGAAGCCAGCCTTACCTCTTAAATGACGCTGCTTACGCAGACCAGTAATAACGACTACTTCATTTGGCTTAGCATTGACATAGCCCTTAGCCAAAAGAATAATAAGCACAATGGCTGCAACGATTGCAAAAATCAACCAGCCTGGGATAAATAACATATCCATAGAAACTTCCTTTCTTTTCCAGAGCAATAGACGAATGCATTGCCCAAATATATTTTTAGTTAGTATATCAAAAAATTAACAGTTTGCAAAACTTTTACTGCTACTCCTATCCAACTTCCAAAATTCCCCCTCAAACAAAAAAAGATAGCCCCCATTCATTGAGGAAACTATCCATCTTTTATTAGTCATTTCTTCCAAAGATGCGAAGGATGCTGAGGAAGAGGTTGATAAAGTCAAGGTAGAGGCTCAAAGCTAGAGAAATAGCCCAGCCAAGACCTGCCTGTCCACCCGTTTGCTCATAAACGTAGCGAATTTTTTGATTGTCCCAAGCAATCAACCCTGCGAAAATGACGACGCTGACGTAGCTGACAATATAGTCTATCATGTCGCTACCGAGGAAAATATTGACAAAACTTGCGATCACAATCCCAATCAAACCTGCAATCATAGCTCGGCCCATGCCAGATAAATCTTTTTTAATGATGACGCCCATGGCTGCCATGACAAGGAAAACAGCCGCACTAACTGCAAATGCTTTGAAGACCACGCCTCCTGTGTACATGGCCACAATGAAACTCATGGTAAATCCGTTTAGGGCTGAGTAGCTCAAAAAGAGAGGAAGAGCAGCTGGACTATTACGAAGTCCTCTGCTGGAAGCTGACCAAACCAAGGCCAGCTCAATAAAGATAGCTCCATAGTAAATCCAGCTATAATGGAGCAAAATCTCAACTAGAGCTGTCTGGAAGGTCGTCAGCATTAAGCCTGAAACCAGAGCAGAGATGGCAATTCCCATCCCAACAAATCCGTAGACCTTAGAATAAAAACTAGAAAGTCCACTGTTTTCTTGAATAATTGTATTGTTCATAATGCCTCCTTTTTACATTTTAACTTTTCATCATCTTTCGATGATACTTTTTACGCCCACTTAGCTTTTTTCGCCAAGGTGCCGTCGCTTCTTTGATCGCCCAATACTTGTCCACCATGGTCACAACGAAGGACTCCTTGTAGCGGGGTGGTGCTAAGGTCGCTCCCCACATGTGCTTGATGATAATATCTTCCTCAACTCGATTGAGCTTGGTAATCTTGCGGGCATTTCGGACTGCTAGGCGGGGATGTACCCAAGCATGACTCTTTTTAAACTTGGTTTCGCGCCAGTCATAATAAAATAGATCATGCAGAAGAGCACCTCGTGCCGTACTGCGGGCGTTCCAGCCAAATTTTTTAGCAATTTTATAACTAGTAAAACTGACATTGATTGAATGTTCAAGCCGATTGGAATGAATATGATGCGTAATTCCTTTTAAGCGTTGGACGCTAGGCTTCTCAATCAAATGCCCCACATAAGCCATAAATTCATCATCTTCTCTGTAAGGCATATCATCACCTCCATTTAGTTTTATTATAGAGAGATTTCTAAAAGCTAGCTTAAAGCAAACATCAGAATGCCAGCTGCCACAGCAACGTTAAGACTTTCAGCCTGCCCCTTCATGGAAATGTGAACCAGAACATCAGCCGCATCCGTTATTTCTTGGCTGATTCCTTGCCCTTCATTACCCATGACTAGAAGGAAATCCTCATGTTTTTCGACCTTTTGATAATCCACAGAATCTTCTGATAAGGTCGAAGCCAGAATTTGCAGGTCACTTTG
Above is a window of Streptococcus cristatus ATCC 51100 DNA encoding:
- a CDS encoding flotillin family protein, producing MDMLFIPGWLIFAIVAAIVLIILLAKGYVNAKPNEVVVITGLRKQRHLRGKAGFMIPFVEQRSYLDIEQFSTDVRTSESVPTLDFINVRADAAVKLKIGTTDEMIERAAENFLNWNTTDISNSVQDVLEGNLREVIGQMELRKMVNDRQEFASKVQDNVAPDLAKMGLEVIAFTVQSFSDEGGVIDNLGIENVETIKKDALIAKAKAERERKEVEAEQDKLANDKRVAADLEIAQKQNELKLKQAALKQEADIAQAKADAAKGIEAEIQRREQERVAAEANIMKQEKEAEVKEREVKVREQELDANIRKQAEAEKYARQQAAEAQLIERQRQAEAELFETQKEAEARKAQAEAEKFAQLQEAEAIEAKGRAEAEAIRLKLEAEAQGLDKKAEAMKKMQEAAITEMIVDKLPEIARAVAEPLTKVDKITMYGEGNASKMVGDIMQSIDQVSQGAGFDIRQLLAGALGVNMTVNKLKQDEQAIIEVDEK
- a CDS encoding Bax inhibitor-1/YccA family protein; the protein is MNNTIIQENSGLSSFYSKVYGFVGMGIAISALVSGLMLTTFQTALVEILLHYSWIYYGAIFIELALVWSASSRGLRNSPAALPLFLSYSALNGFTMSFIVAMYTGGVVFKAFAVSAAVFLVMAAMGVIIKKDLSGMGRAMIAGLIGIVIASFVNIFLGSDMIDYIVSYVSVVIFAGLIAWDNQKIRYVYEQTGGQAGLGWAISLALSLYLDFINLFLSILRIFGRND
- the gndA gene encoding NADP-dependent phosphogluconate dehydrogenase, with protein sequence MTKANFGVVGMAVMGRNLALNIESRGYTVAIYNRSKEKTEDVIACHPEKKFVPSYDVESFVQSIEKPRRIMLMVQAGPGTDATIQALLPHLDKGDILIDGGNTFYKDTIRRNEELANSGINFIGTGVSGGEKGALEGPSIMPGGQKEAYELVADVLEEISAKAPEDGKPCVTYIGPDGAGHYVKMVHNGIEYGDMQLIAESYDLMQHLLGLSAEDMAEIFTEWNKGELDSYLIEITADILSRKDDEGQDGPIVDYILDAAGNKGTGKWTSQSSLDLGVPLSLITESVFARYISTYKEERVHASKVLPKPAAFKFEGDKAELIEKIRQALYFSKIISYAQGFAQLRVASKENNWNLPFADIASIWRDGCIIRSRFLQKITDAYNRDADLANLLLDEYFLDVTAKYQQAVRDIVALAVQAGVPVPTFSAAITYFDSYRSADLPANLIQAQRDYFGAHTYQRKDKEGTFHYSWYDEK
- a CDS encoding HDIG domain-containing metalloprotein, with protein sequence MPYREDDEFMAYVGHLIEKPSVQRLKGITHHIHSNRLEHSINVSFTSYKIAKKFGWNARSTARGALLHDLFYYDWRETKFKKSHAWVHPRLAVRNARKITKLNRVEEDIIIKHMWGATLAPPRYKESFVVTMVDKYWAIKEATAPWRKKLSGRKKYHRKMMKS